One Heptranchias perlo isolate sHepPer1 chromosome 2, sHepPer1.hap1, whole genome shotgun sequence DNA segment encodes these proteins:
- the btd gene encoding biotinidase — METFCLKWLLLVWPCCAVPVDALDVYTAAVYEHKAVLNPRPEIPPTRQAALRHMRENLDTYREQVNRASDLGAKIIVFPEDGLYGFDFNRDSILPYLEPIPDPTVVKWNPCLHPTAFNNTEVLYQLSCMASNSNMYLIANMGEKQTCEHNDSWCPPDGRYQFNTDVVFDAEGALIAKYQKQNLYFEVAFNTPKAVEHVIFNTPFAGRFGIFTCFDILFYEPAVSLIENYGVKQIVFPTAWMNQLPLLSAIEFQQAFATAFSINLLAANQHHPEKNMTGSGIYTPSVSLYYYNMESSKGKLLVTEVPIITPSKVHSLELSKSQMTSAFLKSNIYNKPSVLQLQKGRVKQEQISPLISSPVSHMDGPGSIFNALMMYDNYTFISVTGMEGNRQVCSNTLCCHVAYQRGYATSNLYALGAFDGLHTVHGTYYLQVCALVKCAGSSYDSCGESVTTASDIIDFKLWGNFSTYHIYTEILATEMKLYRADTRGWDKNIFYMTKRRMSAGLVTAALYGRWYEKDYGL, encoded by the exons ATGGAGACGTTTTGCTTGaagtggctgttgttggtgtggcCGTGCTGTGCTGTCCCGGTGGACGCACTGGATGTTTACACCGCGGCGGTCTATGAACACAAAGCGGTGCTGAATCCAAGGCCGGAGATCCCTCCCACTCGCCAGGCGGCACTGAGACACATGAGGGAAAACCTGGACACCTACCGAGAGCAAGTCAATCGAGCGTCCGACCTG GGAGCTAAGATAATTGTATTTCCAGAGGATGGTCTCTATGGCTTTGACTTCAACAGAGATTCTATTCTTCCATATTTGGAGCCTATTCCAGATCCTACTGTTGTTAAATGGAATCCCTGTCTGCATCCAACAGCATTTAATAATACAGAG GTCCTTTATCAGCTGAGCTGTATGGCAAGTAACAGCAATATGTACTTGATAGCAAACATGGGGGAGAAGCAGACCTGTGAGCATAATGATTCTTGGTGTCCACCAGATGGAAGATATCAGTTTAATACAGATGTGGTTTTTGATGCTGAAGGTGCTCTAATAGCTAAATACCAGAAACAGAACCTGTACTTTGAAGTTGCTTTCAATACACCTAAGGCAGTGGAGCACGTCATCTTTAATACACCTTTTGCCGGAAGGTTTGGCATCTTTACTTGCTTTGATATATTGTTCTATGAGCCAGCAGTAAGCTTGATTGAGAATTATGGTGTGAAACAAATTGTATTTCCCACAGCCTGGATGAACCAGCTCCCACTCTTGTCTGCAATAGAGTTTCAGCAAGCATTTGCAACAGCATTCAGTATCAATCTTCTTGCAGCCAATCAGCATCATCCTGAAAAGAATATGACAGGAAGTGGCATCTACACTCCTTCAGTTTCCCTCTATTACTACAACATGGAGAGCAGCAAAGGAAAACTTCTTGTGACTGAGGTTCCTATAATTACACCCAGCAAAGTCCACAGCCTGGAACTGTCTAAGTCTCAGATGACATCAGCATTTCTTAAGAGTAACATTTACAATAAACCTTCTGTCCTTCAGCTGCAGAAGGGGAGAGTAAAGCAGGAACAAATTAGCCCGTTAATAAGTTCACCAGTGTCCCACATGGATGGTCCTGGTAGTATCTTCAATGCTTTGATGATGTATGATAATTATACTTTTATCTCTGTGACAGGCATGGAAGGTAACCGGCAAGTCTGTTCCAACACCCTCTGTTGCCATGTAGCCTACCAACGTGGCTACGCAACCAGTAATCTGTATGCTTTAGGAGCCTTTGACGGGCTTCACACAGTACATGGCACCTACTACCTGCAGGTGTGTGCCTTGGTGAAGTGTGCAGGCTCTAGCTATGACTCCTGTGGAGAAAGTGTTACAACTGCCTCAGACATCATAGACTTTAAGTTGTGGGGGAATTTCAGCACATACCATATTTATACAGAAATACTAGCTACTGAGATGAAACTTTATCGTGCAGATACCAGAGGGTGGGATAAGAATATTTTTTACATGACTAAGAGGAGGATGTCAGCAGGACTTGTGACTGCAGCACTCTATGGAAGATGGTACGAAAAAGATTACGGATtataa